The region AAGATTTAGGTCAAATAGATTTTATCGTTCATTCAATTGCCTTTGCTCCAAAAGAGGGATTATCTGGGAGATTTTATGATATTACAAAATCGGCTTTTGATGTGGCTATGGATGTATCTGTTTACTCACTTATTGAAGTTACAAGAGAGTTAAAACCATTAATGAGTGAAAACTCTTCTATTCTTACACTTACATATTATGGTGGAGCAAAGTATATTCCAAACTATAATCTTATGGGTATCGCAAAAGCAGCTTTAGAGATGACTACAAAATATCTTGCAGAAGATTTAGGAAAAGATGGAATTAGAGTAAATGCAATTAGCGCAGGACCTATTAAAACTTTAGCAGCAGCTGGAATTAGTGATTTTAGATTTATGTTAAAATGGAACGAAGCACACTCACCACTTAAAAAGAATGTAACAACTGATGAAGTTGGAAACTCTGGGATGTATTTGTTATCTGATTTATCAAGTGCAGTTACTGGAGAAATCCATTATGTGGATTGTGGTTATAATATCATGGGTATGCCAGCGGTTGAGTTCAATGAAGAGGGTCGTCCAACCATAGCATGGAACGGAACTGATAAATAGTCATAAAGCGTAAGCTTTTGGCGAATTTCTGCGTTGTCAAACAAATTTTAGACACTCACTTACTAATGTAAGCTCCTGCCTAAAATTTGTTTTTCGCCTTGAACTTCACTCAAAATCTCACACTTTCTAACTACTTATCTTTAGTATAAAAGTTTTTGATTTAAATTCTTGGAATTTAGATTTAAGATTTTAGAAAACATAGGAATGAAATGAATATTAATTTTAAAGAATTAGCAAACAAATATAAAACACCTTATTATGTGTATGATTTTGATTATATTACAAGTCAATATAATGAATTAAAAGATGCTTTTAAAGCCAGAAAATCATTGGTTGCATATGCTGTTAAAGCAAACTCAAATTTATCTGTTATTAAACACCTTGCCAATCTTGGTGCTGGTGCTGATTGTGTATCTATTGGTGAAGTAAAACGTGCTTTAAAAGTGGGAATTGCTCCTTATAAAATCATTTTCTCAGGGGTTGGGAAGATTGATGATGAGATAAGAGAAGCTCTTAGTTTAGATATTTTGATGATAAATGTTGAAAGTGATGCTGAATTAAATAGAGTAGAGATGATTGCAAAAGAGTTAGGTAAAATTGCTCGAATTTCTATTAGAGTTAATCCAAACATTGACCCTCAAACACATCCATATATTTCAACTGGATTACATGAGAATAAATTTGGAGTTGATATTGATACTGCAAAAAGAATGTATATCCAATGTAAAAACTCGGATAATCTAGATCCTGTTGGAATTCATTTGCATATTGGTTCTCAATTAACTCAACTAGACCCTATAAAAGAGTCTGTAAAAATTGTAGCTGATTTAGTTAGAAACTTAAAAGCTATAAAAATAGAGCTATCTTTTATGGATATTGGTGGAGGACTTGGTATTGTTTATGATAATGAGAAACTTATTGATACAAATGAGTATGCACAATCAGTATTAGAGACTATGTTTGGACTTGATATAACAGTTGTATGTGAACCAGGTAGATTTATGGTTGGAAATGCTGGAACTTTTATTACAAAAGTTTTATATGAAAAAGTAAATGGTGATAAAAGATTTGTGATAGTTGATGGGGCTATGAATGACTTAATTAGACCAGCTTTATACAACGCTCAACACAAAATTGAAGTTATTGATAAAAGTTCTGATATATCTGATTGTAATTTAGTTGGACCTATTTGTGAAAGTGGAGACTTTTTTGCAAAAAATATTAAATTACCAAAAACTGAGCATAATGATTTAGTGGCTATTTATTCTGCAGGGGCCTATTGCTTCACGATGGCATCTAACTACAATACAAGAGGTAGAGTTGCTGAAATTGCTGTGGAAAATGGTAAAGATAGACTTATAAGAAAAAGAGAAACTTTTGAAGATATAATTGCACTTGAAGAGGAATTTATAAAATAAATGAATAAAGCTTATTTCATTGATGTACAAGGTACATTAATTGATGATATTAATAAAGATCCAATAAATGGTGCAATAGAATTTATTGACACTTTAAATGAAAAAAACATACCTTATGTTGTAATTACAAACAACACTAAATTTAAAAGCGAAGATTTTAAAAAGTTTTTAAATGACAAAGGATTTAATATAAAAAATTATATTGATCCTTTTTATATCTTAAACACTGTAACAAATGAAAAAACAGTTGCAGCATTTGGGACAGATGAATTTTTAAAAACAATGGTTGATTTGGGTTATATTTTAGATTATGAAAATCCAAAAGAGTTAATAGTCTCTATTAAAAAAGATTACACAAATGAAGATTATGCTTCTATGATAGAAATTGCTCTAATGGTAAATAGCATAATTGGTATGCATGATACTTCTATATACTCAAAAGATGGAAGAAGATACCCAGGTGTTGGGGCAATTATGAAGATGATAAAATTTGCCACTAATAAAGACTATAAGGTAGTTGGAAAACCTTCTATTGGGTTTTTTCAAAGTGCTAAAAATATTATTAATGTAGATTTTAAAGATATAATGATAGTCTCTGATGATATGATAGGTGATTTAATAGGAGCTCAAAATTTGGGTATGAGTTCTTGTTTGGTATTAAGTGGAAAAATAAAAAGTGAAGAAGAGATACTATCTACTTTAGATGAAAAAGATAAACCTAATTTTATATGTAAAGATATAGGTGGAGTTTTGAATCTTTTAAATAAAGGTGAAATATGAGTGAAGCTGGATTATTAGAGTTAAGAAAAAAGTTAGATGCAATTGATGATGAACTTTTAGAACTTATTAATAAAAGAATGGATTTAGTTCATGAAGTGGGACTTTTAAAAGCAAAAAGCGGTGGAGCTATTTATAGACCAGAGAGAGAAAAAGCTATTATTGATAGACTTGATACTCTAAATAAAGGTAAATTAAATAGAGCTGCGATTGAAGCATTTTTCTTAGAGATATTTGCAATAAGTAGAAATTTTGAATTACCAGAAAATATTGCATATTTAGGGCCTGAGGGAAGTTTTACTCACCAAGCAGCCGAAGCTAGATTTGGAGCTATGAGTTCATATATTTCAATTGGTTCTATTAAAGGTGTATTTAGAGAAGTTAGTACAAAAAAAGCAAGATTTGGAGTTATTCCTATTGAAAACTCTTCTAATGGAATAGTCTCAGATACAATAAATTGTCTAAGCACTTATAATCTAAAAATTATTGCTGAAGTTGTTTTAAATATTCACCATACTCTTGCAACAACTTGTGATAAAGTAAAAGATATTAAAAAGATATATTCAAAAGATATTGCCTTTGAACAATGTAGAAGATTCTTAGAAAATTTTGGACTTGATGAGGTGGAACATATTCCAGTAGAGTCAACAACAAAAGCTGCAAAATTAGCTTTAGCCGAACCAAATAGTGCTGCTATTTGTTCACATGTCGGTGCAAAATTGTATAATCTTCCAATCTTATTTGAAAATATTGAAGACAAAGACAATAATAAAACTAGATTTTTTATAATAAGCGACTTTGAAAATGCACAAAGTGGAAATGATAAAACATCTATTTTAGTAAAACTACCAAATTTACAGGGTGTTTTAGTGGAGTTTTTAACTGACTTTGATAAGGCTAAAATCAATTTAACTAAGATAAAATCACATATTGTTGAAGGTGACTCTATCTTTTTTATTGATTTCAATGGGCATAAAGATGATGAAAATGTAAAAGAGATATTTAAAAAACATAAAGAATCTATTAAGTTCTTGGGTTCATATGTTAAAGAAATAGATGATATTTAATTTTAGGAAAATAAATGAAATTTAATGAAGTTTTAGAAAATGTTACAACTTATGAAGCTGGAAAACCAATTGAATTAGTTGTTAGAGAGTATGGTGTAGATCCAAAAGATGTTATAAAATTGGCTTCAAATGAGAATCCATATGGAACAAGTCCAAAAGTTACTGCTAAAATTCAAGAGTTAGTAAAGAATATGTTTGTTTATCCAGATGATTCTATGTATGAGTTAAAAGAGGCTTTAGGTAAAAAGTTTGATGTTGATTCATCTAATGTTATTATTGGTTCTGGAAGTGATCAAATTATAGAATTTTGTGTACATGCAAAATGTGAAAAAGACTCTAAAATACTTATGGCAAAAACAACATTTGCTATGTATGAGATTTATGGTAAACAAACAGGTTCTCAAATAATAAAAACAGAATCTCATACCCATGATTTAGCACAATTTTTAGCTTTGTACAAGAAACATGGTGCTGATGTTATATTTTTATGTTTGCCAAATAATCCCTTAGGTGAAGCTGTAGATACAAAAGATGTATATGAGTTTTTAGAACAAGTTGATAGTGAGACCTTAGTTGTAGTTGATGGAGCTTATAATGAATTTGCAGCATATAAAGATGAAAATAAAAAAGTAATACCACAAGATTTAATTAGTAAATTTCCAAATTGTATTTACTTAGGTACTTTTTCAAAAGCTTATGCTTTAGGTGGTATGAGAGTTGGATATGGTATTGCTGGGGCTGATATTATAAAAACTCTTTATAAATTAAGAGCACCATTTAATATTACAACTTTAACACTAGCAGCAGCTATTGAAGCATTAAAAGATGAAGAGTTTGTAACTACTTGTATTGCTAAAAACTTTGAAGAGATGAAAAGATATGAAGAGTATGCAAAATCAAGAGGTTTTGATTATATTCCTTCATATACAAATTTTATTGCAATTTATATGGGAGATAAATATATCTCTAAAGAAGTAGCTCAAAAGCTTTTAGAACTGGGTATTATAGTTAGAGATTTAACTGGATATGGACAAAATGCAATAAGAATTACAATTGGTACAAATGAACAAAATACAAAAGTATTTTCTATGTTGGATGAAGTGTTAGAAAAATTAAAATAGATTAAGAAGAGATATGAAAATAAAAAACAAATCGCCAAAAGAATTAGAAGAAGTAAGTCAAAAAATCAGAGATAGAATAATAGATGTTGTATCGAGAAAAGGTGGACATTTTTCTTCAACTCTTGGTGCAGTTGAACTCACTGTTGGTATGCATTATGTTTTTGATTCAAATAAAGATCCCTTTATATTTGATGTATCTCATCAATGTTATCCCCATAAACTTATAACTGGTAGATGGGAAGAGTTTGAAACTATTAGACAATTTAATGGCCTTAGTGGTTTTACAAAACCAAAAGAGAGTGATGCTGATTATTTTGTAGCAGGGCATAGCTCTACTTCTCTTTCCCTAGCAGTAGGTGCAGCAAAAGCTATCAAACTAAAAAAAGAAGATAGAGTACCAGTTGTTATGATTGGTGATGGTTCTATGACTGCTGGGATGGTTTATGAGGCACTAAATGAAATTGGTGATTTAAAACTTCCTATGGTAATCATTTTAAATGATAATGAGATGTCAATAGCAAAACCAATAGGTGCTATTTCTAAGTATTTATCTAAGTTATTAGCTGGAAAATATTATCAAGGTTTCAAAACAAAAGTTGATAAGTTTATAAAAAATAATATGCCAGAAGGTACAACTTATATAGCTAAAAGAATGGAAGAAGCTATGAAATTAATCACTCCTGGAATTTTATTTGAAGAGATGGGTGTTGATTATATTGGACCTATTGATGGACATGATATCAAAGAAGTACTTGAGACTTTAGAAATAGCAAAAGCTATGAAAAAACCAGTTATTGTTCATGCTCATACAGTAAAAGGAAAAGGTTATAAAATAGCTGAAGGTCAACATGAATGTTGGCATGGAGTTGGACCTTTTAATGTGGAAGATGGGGCATTTGTAAAAAAAGAAGCTCCAAAATCAGCAACTGCAGTTTTTGCAGATGCTTTACTTGAACTAGCAACAAAACATGAAAATGTAGTTGGAGTAACAGCTGCTATGCCAAGTGGAACTGGTATAGATAAACTTATGGATAAGTTTCCTGAAAGATTTTGGGATGTAGCAATTGCAGAACAACATGCTATTACTTCAATGGCTGCTATGGCAAAAGAGGGATTTAAACCTTTTATTACTATTTATTCTACCTTTTTACAAAGAGGATTTGACCAAATCATTCATGATGTATGTTTGTTAAGTATGCCAGTTGTATTTGCAATAGATAGAGCAGGAATAGTTGGAAATGATGGAGAGACACATCAAGGTACTTTTGATATATCATTTTTAAGATTTATTCCAAATATAGTTTTATTTGCTCCTAGATGTAATGAAACATTAAAGTTAGGTCTTGAATTTGCATATACTTTAAATAGTCCATGTGCTATTAGATATCCACGAGGTGCCTTTAAAGAAGTATGTGCAGAAGCTTCACCTTTTGAATTAGGTAAGGCAGAACTTCTAAAAGAAGGAACTTCAAATAAACTTTTCATAGCTTACGGAGCAGGTGTTGGAAGAGCCTGTGAAACAGAGAAACTTCATAGTGAAGATATTGCAATCTTAGATTTAAGATTTGTAAAACCACTAGATAAAGATACTTTAAAAGAGTTAGCTAAAAAATATGATGACTGGTATGTTTTCTCAGACTCTCAAAAACAAGGTGGAGTGGGAAGTGCCATTTTAGAATTTTTAAATGAAGAGAAAGTTTGTGTAAACTTGACAAGTTTTGAGTATGAAGATGATTTTATAGTGCATGGGGATACGAAAGTGGTGGAGGAGTCGTTAGGATTATTACCACAACAACTAGCTGATAAAGTAAAATAAAAACTCCATCTTTTTCACGGACTCTGCGTTGAATGAGTTTTTTTACTCAGTTACTTACTAGGTGTAAGCTCCTTCACAAAAAAACTCCTTCGCCTTGATTTCGTGAAAAATATGAAGTTTTGGGTTTTTATGAATTCTTGTGATAAAATATCTTTATAATTATAAGGTATTAAATGGTTACAGAATTTTTGACAACAACTTTATTAGGTGGAATTATTTATGATTTAATGAAAATAGGTGTTTCAAACTCTTATGAACTTGCAAAAAAATCATTAAAAGATTATACCTCATCAGAAGAAGACATAAGACATTTAAAATTAATTTTGGAAAAAGATATTTTAACTAAATCAGCTTTGACAAAAGAAAAAATAATTGATATATTAGATAATAGTGAAGATATATCATTTTTAATTAAAAAAGTAAAAAATATAAATATAAATCATGTTGATAAAATAATTATAAGTTCTAAAGAAAGAGATATTGATAAAGTAGAATTTGAGAATAACTATCCACTTGCAACAGGAATAGGTGGAATATATATATTTATAGGTGTATTATTAACTTTTTATTTTGCTTTACATATTCATTTTAGTTTATTTATAATTATACCGTTTATTCTTCTATTCCTTTGGATATTTATAGCACCATATGTTTCCATTTATGTCACTGTATATAATGATAGATTGATTCTTTATGATAATACAATATATTATAAAGATATTAGTAGTTGTGAAAAAAAATCAGATAATATTCTGGTATTAAAATTATATAATACAGGAGAGCAAGTAATTAAAGAGATACGCTTATCTGAGCCAGAAGATTTGGACTTTATTAAACATTGGATAACAAATTATTCAAAATAATTGATTTATTTTAGATAATCATTACTCCAAAAACACCTTCAATTTCTCCACACAAAGTCCCATCGCAGTACTTTCATATCCTATCACTTCTTTAATATATGGTTTACAAAATCCTTCTACCATGATGGCTCCTGCTTTTCCCATCCATTCATTTGAGTCTAGGTAGTTTTGCATATCTTTTTCATCGAATTTTTCGAAGATGTAGGTTGTGATGGATATGTCTATTAGTTCTAGGGTTTTGCTTTTGTATTTCATACAGCTTATTACTGAGGTTTGGTTTCCGCTTTGTAGTTCTAGCATTCTTTTGGCGTCGTTTTTATCTTTTGCTTTCCGAAGTAATAAGTCATTTGTTGTTACTACTGAATCTGATACTAAGAGAGGGTACTCTTCTACTCCATATTTTTTGTATAGTTCATCAAACTTTCCTAAGGTTGCTTGGTAGGCGAAACTTTTTGGATTTTGGGTTGTGATTGTGTCTTCATCAAACTCTCCTCCACTTTGGATGAACTCTATATTATGAGCTTTTAGAATCTTAGCTCTTGTAGGTGATTTTGAACCTAATCTTATCAATAAACTTCCTTTTTAATTCAATTATGATATTTTACGCAAATGAAACAAAATACTAAATATAACTTACCAAAAGGTTTCGTTTTTATACTTGCAATGTTGGGTTCAATTACCCCTCTTGCTATTGATGTATATCTTCCAGCTTTTAAAAATATCGCAAACTATTTTTATACTTCTATTGATGAAGTTGAAATTACTTTAAGTATTTATCTCTTAGGTTTTTCTCTTGGACAACTGATTGGTGGTCCTTTATCAGATAGATATGGAAGAAAGATTTTTATATTTACAGGTTTATGTATTTATATTACTTTTTCTTTATTGATTTCACAAGCTTCATCTATCCATGAACTTTGGGCTTTTAGATTTTTTCAAGCTATTGGTGGTGGGTTTGCTGTTGTAAATACAAATGCTATTATTAGAGATATTTACCATGGAAAAGAATCAGCAAGGGTATTTTCTATCATCTCTATGATTATGATGGTGGCACCTATGGTTGCTCCTATTATAGGAACTACAATTTTGAGTTTTTATTCGTGGAAATATATTTTTATATTTTTAGCTATTTATACAGTTTGTATAATTTATTTTATAACAAAATTACCAGAAACTTCGCCTAAAACAAAAAATAAAAATATCTTTAAAAACTATGCACGAATTTTTTTAAATAAAAAAGCGATACTTCTTATTTTAGCTGGTGGATTTGGTTTTTCTGGAATGTTCGTATATATTACTAAGTCATCATTTATTTATATGGATTATTTTGGAGTTGATGCAAAATATTTTACACTTTTATTTGGATTAAATGTATTTACTTTGATTATTTTTAGTAGATTAAATATGCACTACTTAAAAAAATATGCAACTTTTAGCTTACTTCGTTTTGGAGTATCTTTACAGTTATTAAGTGCCATAGGTTTATATGCTTTTAATGAACATAATACCATAATAAGCGTTGCGTTTTTCATTATGATATATGTAGGTGCTTTAGGATTTATTTTTGCAAATGCTATTGCTTTGGTTCTTGAAGACTTTGGGGATATAAGTGCTACAACAAACTCTTTATATGGAGTGATTGGTTTTATTATTGCCTCATTTGTTGGATTTTTAGCAAGTTATTTTCATGATGATACCTTAAGTCCAATATTTATTTTGATGGCTACTACTTCTACTTTATCATTTTTGATACTACTATATATAAAAAAATTTAAAGTGTGATTTATGAAATATTATATTTATTTGGTTTTGGCAGTTTTATTTTGGTCAGGAAATGTTGTTGTAGGTAGATATGTTTCTACAGATATTTCACCCATGGAGTTATCATTTTTCAGATGGTTTTTTGTGGTGTTGATACTTTCACCTTATACTATTAAAAATAGCAAAAGATTAATAGCTATATTCAGAAAAAATCCACTATTATATTTACTTTGTGGAACTTTGGGTATTAGTGCTTATAATACTTTTATTTATTTGGGAGTGCAGCATTTAACTGCTACGAATACTTTATTAATAAACTCTTCAATTCCAATTTTTATTATTATCTTATCTTCAATACTAATAAATACAAAAATAACAAAAATACAAGGTTTTGGAATACTTCTATCGACTATAGGAGTTGTATATTTATTATTAAAAGGTGAATATGAAGCCTTAATGAAATTAGAGTTTACAAGATATGATTTATGGATTATCTTAGCTTGCATTACTTGGGCTATATATTCTATATATTTGAAGTTTAAACCAAAAGATATAAAGCCTTTGGAGTTTTTATCTATTATTACTTTTATTGGGGTTGTGATACTGTTTTTAGTTTGTGTAATATTTAGTTTTAAATTTGAGTATGGATTTTTGCATGATGAAAAATTATTATTTACTTTAATGTATGTATCAATCTTTCCTTCTATATTGTCATTTTATTTTTGGAACAGTGCGACATATGAAGTTGGAGCTACAAAAGCTGGTCAATTTATTCACTTGATGCCAGTCTTTGGTTTCATCTTGGCATACATATTTTTAAATGAGTCTTTGCATCCTTATCATATTGTAGGAATTACTTTTATTGCTACGGGTATTTATTTATCAATATTTCTAAAAAGGGTGGAAGTTGCTAAATAGTATTTCAGGAATATTGATATTTTTATCTTTTTTATTTACAAATATTGCATACTTCTTAGATAGTAATCTTTTGAATTATGCAAGCTATTTTGCTTGGATAGCTTTTTTATTGCTTTTTATCACATTGGCTAAAAAGAAAATTATAGTTACACTTTTGATTTTGAGCTTATTGTGCTTTTTATTTTCATATATAAAAGGCTTTGATATAAACTTTATAAAAGCCTTGAGTATAAACCAATACCTTCTTACTTTACTTATAGGAGTTACCTTTTTAAAACTTATTGCCACACCAAAGTTTGAAAAAAAAGCAAAAATTGAATCAGGTAAAAGCTCTTTTTTTAAAACCTATTTAGGCGTGCATCTTTTTGGTTCAGTGATAAATCTTTCTTCTTTGATTTTAATAGCTGATAAAATGTATAAAAAAGGTCCACTATCAAAATTGCAGTTAGTTGTACTTACAAGAGCTTTCTCTTCGGATGCTTATTGGTCACCATTTTTCGTAGCCTTTGCAGCTGCTTTAACATATTTGCCAAACTTTGATAAATCAACAATCTTTTTTAGTGGAATCATCCTTGCTCTTATATCTTTAATAGTAACTTATTTTGAAGTTGGTAAAAAGTTCGAAATGGACAGTTTCCAAGGTTATCCTATCTCTTTAGAAACACTTTATATCCCAGTATTATTAGTAATATTTATTTTGATTACAAAATATTATGAAGAGAACTTGAAAGTTATTATTTTAGTGAGTATTTATTCTTTATTATTGACTATTTTTATTTCACTAATAAAAGTAAATTTTACAAAAACACTTTCTTTATTTAAACAACATATTACAAGTGATTTACCTAAAATGAAGATGGAGATATCACTATTTTTGGTTGCTGGTTTATTTGGAGTTTCTGTTAGTACGATTTTAAATGGATACCATGTAACAGTTCCATTTACGCAGTTTACTTATATGGAAGCTTCTATTACTTTATTGGGATTTATATTATTGTCTTTTATAGGAATTCATCCTATTATTACTATTGCTGTTATTGCTAGTTTTTTACTTCAGTTCAATCATACTTTATTGGCAGTTACTTTTTTAATGGCTTGGGCAATTACTGTTTCTTCTTCACCTTTTAGTGGATTAAATTTGACCATCCAATCAAGATACAATGTAGAAGCAAAAGAGGTGTTTTTATTAAATCTTCCATTTATAATAAAGATGTACATAGTTTGCGTATTAGCACTTTATATTTTAGATAAGTTTATACTATAAGATAATATCATACATATTTCATACATAATTTATATACTAAAATAAAACTAACAATAAGAAGGTAAAGAAACTATGAGTCTATTTTTTCTAATTTTACTAAAAGTATTCCCTATTTATATCAATGTTATTTTAGGATATTTATCTACAAAATATCTTCATGTAAAAAGAGAATCAATCGCTGCATTACTAATATATATTTTAGGTCCTATTGTCGTTTTTTCAGCAACTTTGAGTGTAAAGATTAATTTTGCAGTTGCTTTTTTACCTATATTTTTATATATATTTTGTTCAGTTTTAGCTTTTGGCTCGCTATATTTATTTAAAAATTCTTGGTCTGATCCCACAGGAAATATCTTAGCTTTTTCAGCAGGTACTGGAAATACTGGATATTTTGGTATTCCCTTGGCAATTATATTTTTTCCTCCTTCTTTAGCAGATATTTATATTTTTACAGTTTTGACTTCTTTATTGTATGAAAGTACAACAGGCTTTTATGTAACCGCAAAGGGTAATTTTACAGTTGCTCAAGCTTTAAAGAAAATGTCAAAGTTACCAATTCTTTATGCTTTTATTTTAGGAATAATACTAAATTTAGTTGGTTTTGAAATACCTCAAGCTATAAGCTCTTATACTGCACAATTCAAAGGTGCTTATGGAATCTTAGGAATGATGATGCTTGGTATGGGTTTGATTGGTTTAAAAAATAGTGATGATAATTTCGATATGAAATTTATCTCTATAACATTTTTTATGAAATTTATTTTTTGGCCTTTATCAATTGTAGGATTTATCTATTTAGATAAAACATTTTTTATGTTTTTAAATGAAGATTTATATAAAGTTTTATTTCTTTTTGCAATTGTACCACTTGCTGGCAATACAGTAACTCTAGCAGTGTTATTAAATGCTAAACCAGAAAAGGCAAGCTTGGCTGTGTTTTTAAGCACAGTAGTCTCTGTTATAGCAATACCGCTATATATCTTTTGGTATGGAGGATTTTAATTAGTATTTAAAATCCTTCTTGCTTTCCAATAGTGAGCTTTCCAATAAGGATTTGATAAACTAGATATCATAACTCCATTTGATGTTGATACATGCATAAAATCACCGTGACTTAGATATATTCCCACATGTCGAGAGCCTTTTTTACTTGTAAGAAAAAATACTAAATCCCCAGTTTTTAAATCTTTTTTATTGACACTTTTCCCACTTATTGACTGATAATATGTAGTTCTTGGAATATTTTTTCTAAGTTCTTTTCTATATACATCATAGACTAAATAAGAACAATCAATTCCACTTCTAGTTTGACCACCATATTTATATCCTACTCCTTGCCATTGTCTATAATGAGCAAGCAGAGCATCTGAAATATTTATATTATTATATGTCATAGTATTTTTGTATGTAGATAGGGGTTTTGTCGG is a window of Arcobacter sp. F2176 DNA encoding:
- the fabI gene encoding enoyl-ACP reductase FabI: MIMNGKKGVILGVANNKSIAYGIAKACAAQGAKIAFTYLNDSLKKRVEPIAAEFDSEDLVYPCDVSNPDEIKALKESLEKDLGQIDFIVHSIAFAPKEGLSGRFYDITKSAFDVAMDVSVYSLIEVTRELKPLMSENSSILTLTYYGGAKYIPNYNLMGIAKAALEMTTKYLAEDLGKDGIRVNAISAGPIKTLAAAGISDFRFMLKWNEAHSPLKKNVTTDEVGNSGMYLLSDLSSAVTGEIHYVDCGYNIMGMPAVEFNEEGRPTIAWNGTDK
- the lysA gene encoding diaminopimelate decarboxylase, with the translated sequence MNINFKELANKYKTPYYVYDFDYITSQYNELKDAFKARKSLVAYAVKANSNLSVIKHLANLGAGADCVSIGEVKRALKVGIAPYKIIFSGVGKIDDEIREALSLDILMINVESDAELNRVEMIAKELGKIARISIRVNPNIDPQTHPYISTGLHENKFGVDIDTAKRMYIQCKNSDNLDPVGIHLHIGSQLTQLDPIKESVKIVADLVRNLKAIKIELSFMDIGGGLGIVYDNEKLIDTNEYAQSVLETMFGLDITVVCEPGRFMVGNAGTFITKVLYEKVNGDKRFVIVDGAMNDLIRPALYNAQHKIEVIDKSSDISDCNLVGPICESGDFFAKNIKLPKTEHNDLVAIYSAGAYCFTMASNYNTRGRVAEIAVENGKDRLIRKRETFEDIIALEEEFIK
- a CDS encoding HAD-IIA family hydrolase — its product is MNKAYFIDVQGTLIDDINKDPINGAIEFIDTLNEKNIPYVVITNNTKFKSEDFKKFLNDKGFNIKNYIDPFYILNTVTNEKTVAAFGTDEFLKTMVDLGYILDYENPKELIVSIKKDYTNEDYASMIEIALMVNSIIGMHDTSIYSKDGRRYPGVGAIMKMIKFATNKDYKVVGKPSIGFFQSAKNIINVDFKDIMIVSDDMIGDLIGAQNLGMSSCLVLSGKIKSEEEILSTLDEKDKPNFICKDIGGVLNLLNKGEI
- the pheA gene encoding chorismate mutase, encoding MSEAGLLELRKKLDAIDDELLELINKRMDLVHEVGLLKAKSGGAIYRPEREKAIIDRLDTLNKGKLNRAAIEAFFLEIFAISRNFELPENIAYLGPEGSFTHQAAEARFGAMSSYISIGSIKGVFREVSTKKARFGVIPIENSSNGIVSDTINCLSTYNLKIIAEVVLNIHHTLATTCDKVKDIKKIYSKDIAFEQCRRFLENFGLDEVEHIPVESTTKAAKLALAEPNSAAICSHVGAKLYNLPILFENIEDKDNNKTRFFIISDFENAQSGNDKTSILVKLPNLQGVLVEFLTDFDKAKINLTKIKSHIVEGDSIFFIDFNGHKDDENVKEIFKKHKESIKFLGSYVKEIDDI
- the hisC gene encoding histidinol-phosphate transaminase; protein product: MKFNEVLENVTTYEAGKPIELVVREYGVDPKDVIKLASNENPYGTSPKVTAKIQELVKNMFVYPDDSMYELKEALGKKFDVDSSNVIIGSGSDQIIEFCVHAKCEKDSKILMAKTTFAMYEIYGKQTGSQIIKTESHTHDLAQFLALYKKHGADVIFLCLPNNPLGEAVDTKDVYEFLEQVDSETLVVVDGAYNEFAAYKDENKKVIPQDLISKFPNCIYLGTFSKAYALGGMRVGYGIAGADIIKTLYKLRAPFNITTLTLAAAIEALKDEEFVTTCIAKNFEEMKRYEEYAKSRGFDYIPSYTNFIAIYMGDKYISKEVAQKLLELGIIVRDLTGYGQNAIRITIGTNEQNTKVFSMLDEVLEKLK
- the dxs gene encoding 1-deoxy-D-xylulose-5-phosphate synthase; the encoded protein is MKIKNKSPKELEEVSQKIRDRIIDVVSRKGGHFSSTLGAVELTVGMHYVFDSNKDPFIFDVSHQCYPHKLITGRWEEFETIRQFNGLSGFTKPKESDADYFVAGHSSTSLSLAVGAAKAIKLKKEDRVPVVMIGDGSMTAGMVYEALNEIGDLKLPMVIILNDNEMSIAKPIGAISKYLSKLLAGKYYQGFKTKVDKFIKNNMPEGTTYIAKRMEEAMKLITPGILFEEMGVDYIGPIDGHDIKEVLETLEIAKAMKKPVIVHAHTVKGKGYKIAEGQHECWHGVGPFNVEDGAFVKKEAPKSATAVFADALLELATKHENVVGVTAAMPSGTGIDKLMDKFPERFWDVAIAEQHAITSMAAMAKEGFKPFITIYSTFLQRGFDQIIHDVCLLSMPVVFAIDRAGIVGNDGETHQGTFDISFLRFIPNIVLFAPRCNETLKLGLEFAYTLNSPCAIRYPRGAFKEVCAEASPFELGKAELLKEGTSNKLFIAYGAGVGRACETEKLHSEDIAILDLRFVKPLDKDTLKELAKKYDDWYVFSDSQKQGGVGSAILEFLNEEKVCVNLTSFEYEDDFIVHGDTKVVEESLGLLPQQLADKVK
- the maf gene encoding septum formation inhibitor Maf; translation: MIRLGSKSPTRAKILKAHNIEFIQSGGEFDEDTITTQNPKSFAYQATLGKFDELYKKYGVEEYPLLVSDSVVTTNDLLLRKAKDKNDAKRMLELQSGNQTSVISCMKYKSKTLELIDISITTYIFEKFDEKDMQNYLDSNEWMGKAGAIMVEGFCKPYIKEVIGYESTAMGLCVEKLKVFLE